The following are from one region of the Lytechinus pictus isolate F3 Inbred chromosome 4, Lp3.0, whole genome shotgun sequence genome:
- the LOC129259232 gene encoding uncharacterized protein LOC129259232 isoform X1 has product MANVLLLRSGDVEPNPGLNTKLEYLGEHELYLLADGMDPSDFRKVGLALKFTEAQLSRFERDNIGNIMLATYKMLCEWLKTVRQQEAREILSNKLKDISLVQLADSVQKGQAGDHIPSLTEEEIKRVIKEVKEYSALHHCQIPADPLNSSLLFQLDQIFTNLTLIAEGRGTTLKAPLLYADLLKTKVNGVLPKRLLVEGEGGVGKTTLCSKIVWDWIHGAGYQDFKLVLLVLLRDLEGKTLGEIIKSYLPDDNMVTAMQLNKYVFSHQRDVFLVLDGLDELAGDLNSSHQIALIILNQVFKSGIVLITSRRWRSDEIRINSDLRKVYAFIAVEGFSADNLSSYIAKFFHPDTTSAEDLNRFISNNGVIRENMAPFPIYTAMLCIMWKDFDGERREAMSKLQTFSQLFDEMIHFLVDHHLSKLNMSASNMDGEMDRKRKDILRHLSNIGCLALQGLHERRLVFTEEEFQRLPGSVDTGCQVGVLTKQTQTPSRRERRHHSHSAVSSVQFPHKLFQEYLSGMYLASLHNSNRSEYDGLMKDIIGKASEFRELLYFTSAQQKEVGLDIITRLIASTSTQPMLYGDSGDDYIVDVAYESQDQTVAKAVADHLLTSSSETLEIGEEMPAHTEAGHIFIMNHRKVACGKIDSEDLADFRCSSSTLRSAWIAISSGQGEDMHDDFSAVLAHNATQSKIELLEIKYIDLSQRLSSSRDLAQLICKMPNLRELCLGVELTSTGPSLHEEFYSTLSSLAPSAKVSFPPSHFFNGN; this is encoded by the exons ATGGCGAACGTGCTCCTACTGAGGTCTGGTGACGTGGAGCCCAACCCGGGTCTAAATACCAA GCTTGAATATCTAGGTGAGCATGAATTGTATCTCCTTGCTGACGGTATGGATCCATCAGACTTTAGGAAGGTTGGGTTGGCTCTAAAATTCACTGAGGCTCAACTAAGTCGTTTCGAGAGAGATAATATTGGCAACATAATGCTAGCTACATACAagatgctttgcgagtggttgAAGACAGTACGGCAACAAGAAGCGAGGGAGATACTATCAAACAAATTAAAAGACATCAGTCTGGTACAACTGGCCGACAGTGTACAAAAAG GCCAGGCCGGTGATCACATACCATCACTGACAGAAGAGGAAATCAAACGGGTCATCAAAGAGGTCAAAGAATATTCTGCACTTCATCACTGTCAGATTCCAGCAGATCCACTGAATAGCAGTCTTCTATTTCAATTAGACCAGATCTTCACCAATTTAACGTTGATAGCAGAAGGCCGTGGAACAACCCTAAAGGCACCGCTACTCTACGCAGACCTGCTCAAGACTAAAGTCAACGGAGTCCTTCCTAAACGTTTGCTTGTTGAAGGTGAAGGTGGTGTGGGGAAGACAACTCTTTGCTCGAAGATTGTTTGGGACTGGATTCATGGAGCTGGCTACCAAGATTTCAAACTGGTTCTTCTCGTCCTTCTACGTGATTTAGAGGGTAAGACTCTTGGAGAGATAATAAAGTCTTACCTCCCAGACGACAACATGGTTACAGCAATGCAGCTGAACAAGTACGTCTTCTCACATCAGAGAGACGTCTTTCTTGTTCTTGACGGGCTAGATGAGCTAGCTGGCGATCTTAACAGCTCTCATCAAATCGCCCTTATCATCCTCAATCAGGTGTTCAAGTCAGGGATAGTGCTAATCACGTCTAGAAGATGGCGATCAGATGAGATACGGATAAATTCGGATCTTAGAAAGGTGTATGCTTTCATTGCCGTCGAAGGCTTTTCTGCTGACAATCTTTCTTCCTACATCGCTAAGTTTTTTCATCCAGACACAACATCAGCTGAGGACTTGAATCGATTTATTTCAAACAACGGTGTGATCAGAGAGAACATGGCTCCCTTCCCGATATACACAGCTATGCTGTGCATCATGTGGAAAGACTTCGACGGCGAACGCCGTGAAGCAATGTCCAAGCTTCAAACATTTTCCCAACTGTTTGATGAGATGATCCACTTCTTAGTAGATCATCATCTTTCCAAGCTAAATATGTCTGCTAGTAATATGGATGGAGAAATGGATAGGAAACGGAAGGACATTCTACGTCATCTATCCAATATCGGTTGCCTAGCCTTGCAGGGGCTCCATGAAAGGAGACTGGTGTTCACTGAAGAAGAATTTCAGAGATTGCCGGGTTCTGTGGATACAGGTTGCCAAGTCGGAGTACTCACTAAACAAACGCAAACTCCTTCTCGGAGAGAAAGAAGACACCATTCTCATTCTGCAGTCTCATCTGTCCAGTTCCCTCATAAGCTGTTTCAGGAGTATCTATCAGGGATGTATCTGGCATCTCTTCACAACTCAAACAGAAGTGAGTACGACGGGTTGATGAAGGATATAATCGGAAAAGCAAGTGAATTCCGTGAGCTTCTGTACTTCACCTCAGCCCAACAGAAGGAGGTCGGATTGGATATCATAACTCGTCTCATAGCATCCACGTCAACACAACCCATGCTATATGGGGATAGCGGTGATGACTACATTGTCGATGTAGCATATGAGAGTCAAGACCAAACAGTAGCCAAAGCAGTGGCAGATCATCTATTGACTTCATCCAGCGAGACACTTGAGATCGGGGAAGAGATGCCGGCGCACACAGAAGCGGGACATATCTTCATCATGAATCATCGTAAAGTG GCATGTGGAAAGATTGATTCAGAGGACCTGGCTGACTTCAGGTGCTCCTCATCCACTCTGAGATCAGCATGGATCGCTATCTCTTCGGGCCAAGGAGAGGATATGCATGATGATTTCTCCGCGGTGCTTGCTCATAACGCCACTCAATCGAAG ATTGAGCTTCTTGAGATAAAGTACATTGATCTCAGTCAACGTCTGTCTTCATCACGTGATCTCGCTCAGTTAATTTGTAAGATGCCTAATCTCAGGGAACTTTGTCTCGGTGTAGAATTAACATCCACCGGTCCCTCACTTCATGAAGAGTTCTATTCAACGTTGTCATCATTAGCACCATCTGCAAAGGTATCATTTCCaccttctcatttttttaacgGAAATTAA
- the LOC129259232 gene encoding NACHT, LRR and PYD domains-containing protein 10-like isoform X2, with protein sequence MANVLLLRSGDVEPNPGLNTKLEYLGEHELYLLADGMDPSDFRKVGLALKFTEAQLSRFERDNIGNIMLATYKMLCEWLKTVRQQEAREILSNKLKDISLVQLADSVQKGQAGDHIPSLTEEEIKRVIKEVKEYSALHHCQIPADPLNSSLLFQLDQIFTNLTLIAEGRGTTLKAPLLYADLLKTKVNGVLPKRLLVEGEGGVGKTTLCSKIVWDWIHGAGYQDFKLVLLVLLRDLEGKTLGEIIKSYLPDDNMVTAMQLNKYVFSHQRDVFLVLDGLDELAGDLNSSHQIALIILNQVFKSGIVLITSRRWRSDEIRINSDLRKVYAFIAVEGFSADNLSSYIAKFFHPDTTSAEDLNRFISNNGVIRENMAPFPIYTAMLCIMWKDFDGERREAMSKLQTFSQLFDEMIHFLVDHHLSKLNMSASNMDGEMDRKRKDILRHLSNIGCLALQGLHERRLVFTEEEFQRLPGSVDTGCQVGVLTKQTQTPSRRERRHHSHSAVSSVQFPHKLFQEYLSGMYLASLHNSNRSEYDGLMKDIIGKASEFRELLYFTSAQQKEVGLDIITRLIASTSTQPMLYGDSGDDYIVDVAYESQDQTVAKAVADHLLTSSSETLEIGEEMPAHTEAGHIFIMNHRKVACGKIDSEDLADFRCSSSTLRSAWIAISSGQGEDMHDDFSAVLAHNATQSKVRIKIIIFKPRRNNSHYSHSKPGKFV encoded by the exons ATGGCGAACGTGCTCCTACTGAGGTCTGGTGACGTGGAGCCCAACCCGGGTCTAAATACCAA GCTTGAATATCTAGGTGAGCATGAATTGTATCTCCTTGCTGACGGTATGGATCCATCAGACTTTAGGAAGGTTGGGTTGGCTCTAAAATTCACTGAGGCTCAACTAAGTCGTTTCGAGAGAGATAATATTGGCAACATAATGCTAGCTACATACAagatgctttgcgagtggttgAAGACAGTACGGCAACAAGAAGCGAGGGAGATACTATCAAACAAATTAAAAGACATCAGTCTGGTACAACTGGCCGACAGTGTACAAAAAG GCCAGGCCGGTGATCACATACCATCACTGACAGAAGAGGAAATCAAACGGGTCATCAAAGAGGTCAAAGAATATTCTGCACTTCATCACTGTCAGATTCCAGCAGATCCACTGAATAGCAGTCTTCTATTTCAATTAGACCAGATCTTCACCAATTTAACGTTGATAGCAGAAGGCCGTGGAACAACCCTAAAGGCACCGCTACTCTACGCAGACCTGCTCAAGACTAAAGTCAACGGAGTCCTTCCTAAACGTTTGCTTGTTGAAGGTGAAGGTGGTGTGGGGAAGACAACTCTTTGCTCGAAGATTGTTTGGGACTGGATTCATGGAGCTGGCTACCAAGATTTCAAACTGGTTCTTCTCGTCCTTCTACGTGATTTAGAGGGTAAGACTCTTGGAGAGATAATAAAGTCTTACCTCCCAGACGACAACATGGTTACAGCAATGCAGCTGAACAAGTACGTCTTCTCACATCAGAGAGACGTCTTTCTTGTTCTTGACGGGCTAGATGAGCTAGCTGGCGATCTTAACAGCTCTCATCAAATCGCCCTTATCATCCTCAATCAGGTGTTCAAGTCAGGGATAGTGCTAATCACGTCTAGAAGATGGCGATCAGATGAGATACGGATAAATTCGGATCTTAGAAAGGTGTATGCTTTCATTGCCGTCGAAGGCTTTTCTGCTGACAATCTTTCTTCCTACATCGCTAAGTTTTTTCATCCAGACACAACATCAGCTGAGGACTTGAATCGATTTATTTCAAACAACGGTGTGATCAGAGAGAACATGGCTCCCTTCCCGATATACACAGCTATGCTGTGCATCATGTGGAAAGACTTCGACGGCGAACGCCGTGAAGCAATGTCCAAGCTTCAAACATTTTCCCAACTGTTTGATGAGATGATCCACTTCTTAGTAGATCATCATCTTTCCAAGCTAAATATGTCTGCTAGTAATATGGATGGAGAAATGGATAGGAAACGGAAGGACATTCTACGTCATCTATCCAATATCGGTTGCCTAGCCTTGCAGGGGCTCCATGAAAGGAGACTGGTGTTCACTGAAGAAGAATTTCAGAGATTGCCGGGTTCTGTGGATACAGGTTGCCAAGTCGGAGTACTCACTAAACAAACGCAAACTCCTTCTCGGAGAGAAAGAAGACACCATTCTCATTCTGCAGTCTCATCTGTCCAGTTCCCTCATAAGCTGTTTCAGGAGTATCTATCAGGGATGTATCTGGCATCTCTTCACAACTCAAACAGAAGTGAGTACGACGGGTTGATGAAGGATATAATCGGAAAAGCAAGTGAATTCCGTGAGCTTCTGTACTTCACCTCAGCCCAACAGAAGGAGGTCGGATTGGATATCATAACTCGTCTCATAGCATCCACGTCAACACAACCCATGCTATATGGGGATAGCGGTGATGACTACATTGTCGATGTAGCATATGAGAGTCAAGACCAAACAGTAGCCAAAGCAGTGGCAGATCATCTATTGACTTCATCCAGCGAGACACTTGAGATCGGGGAAGAGATGCCGGCGCACACAGAAGCGGGACATATCTTCATCATGAATCATCGTAAAGTG GCATGTGGAAAGATTGATTCAGAGGACCTGGCTGACTTCAGGTGCTCCTCATCCACTCTGAGATCAGCATGGATCGCTATCTCTTCGGGCCAAGGAGAGGATATGCATGATGATTTCTCCGCGGTGCTTGCTCATAACGCCACTCAATCGAAGGTAcgtattaaaattattatttt CAAACCTCGAagaaataattcccactattcGCATTCAAAGCCTGGTAAATTTGTATAA